A single region of the Bombus fervidus isolate BK054 chromosome 18, iyBomFerv1, whole genome shotgun sequence genome encodes:
- the Fuctb gene encoding alpha-(1,3)-fucosyltransferase 10 isoform X1, translating into MNKEKEKREFVDRQREVRSVTVTVTVIVILIATVIVTMTDLLLQIFRKFCVCSRTYVYLIQNGNRLHHSDVPIILWWTPFGNDEKLRDCGNYQCYFISNRSFQYHKQIKSFLFYGSNFRINDLPKWKSDEIPWGLLHEESPRNNPILVQQETLNLFTYSSTFSRFSDVPLTLADLPGITELLDRKYFVSTKEKTRLMYKRNLAPLLYIQSDCDTASNRDIYVAELMKYIRIDSYGACLNNAQLEKRLKENYLEILNSEDFLSFIANYKFTIAFENAVCDDYITEKLWRPLIVGSVPIYYGSPSFKDWLPNNMSAISILDFKDPVNLAKFLYNLSNNEIEYNKYLSHKLIDNYEIENERLRRALERKEEWLSNEFGNYVEEFECFVCKSIYQPRKTKIVNKKHYNCPLPKNPLTNKTDHSNWWTKQWTLEKCGAKILSYHVQSNLTINKENFETDKMKLFNRNEC; encoded by the exons atgaataaagaaaaggagaagagagAGTTCGTTGACCGTCAAAGAGAAGTCAGGAGCGTGACTGTAACCGTGACTGTGATCGTAATCCTGATCGCAACCGTGATCGTAACCATGACCGACTTGCTGTTACAAATCTTTAGAAAGTTTTGTGTGTGTTCGCGAACATAT GTTTACTTAATTCAGAATGGTAACAGATTACATCATTCAG aTGTACCCATAATTCTATGGTGGACACCTTTTGggaatgatgaaaaattacggGACTGTGGAAATTATCAGTGTTATTTTATAAGTAACCGATCCTTTCAATATCATAAACAGATAAAa agttttcttttctatggTAGTAATTTTCGAATTAATGATTTACCAAAATGGAAATCCGACGAAATTCCGTGGGGTTTGCTTCATGAAGAATCCCCAAGAAATAATCCAATATTAGTTCAACAGGAAACTCTGAATCTTTTTACATATTCTTCAACATTTAGTAGATTTAGTGATGTACCTCTTACTCTTGCAGATCTACCTGGAATTACAGAATTATTAG atagaaaatattttgtatctacaaaagaaaaaacaaggttgatgtataaaagaaatttggcACCATTACTTTATATACAATCTGATTGTGATACTGCAAGTAACAGAGATATTTATGTAGctgaattaatgaaatatatacgtatagatTCATATGGCGCATGTTTAAATAATGCTCAACTTGAAAaaag GTTAAAGGAAAATTACCTTGAAATATTGAACAGTGaagattttctttcttttattgcCAATTACAAGTTTACAATTGCTTTTGAAAATGCAGTCTGCGATGACTATATCACTGAAAAATTGTGGAGACCCCTTATTGTTGGATCTGTACCTATATATTATGGATCACCATCatttaaa gaTTGGCTTCCAAATAATATGTCTGCTATATCAATACTTGATTTCAAAGATCCAGTAAATTTAGCCAAGTTTTTATATAATCTTTCcaataatgaaattgaatataataaatatttatcccACAAATTAATTGACAActatgaaatagaaaatgaaagattaaGAAGAGCATtagagagaaaagaggaatGGTTATCTAATGAATTTGGAAATTATGTTGAAGAATTTGAATGTTTTGTTTGTAAAAGCATATATCAACCaaggaaaacaaaaattgtcaATAAGAAACATTATAACTGTCCATTGCCAAAAAATCCACTAACAAACAAAACTGATCATTCTAATTGGTGGACAAAACAATGGACTTTAGAAAAATGTGGTGCAAAAATATTGAGTTACCATGTGCAAAGCAACCTTACAATTAACAaggaaaattttgaaacagataaaatgaagctttttaatagaaatgaatgttaa
- the Fuctb gene encoding alpha-(1,3)-fucosyltransferase 10 isoform X5, whose product MYDYRFRLHMNIIYAYVPIILWWTPFGNDEKLRDCGNYQCYFISNRSFQYHKQIKSFLFYGSNFRINDLPKWKSDEIPWGLLHEESPRNNPILVQQETLNLFTYSSTFSRFSDVPLTLADLPGITELLDRKYFVSTKEKTRLMYKRNLAPLLYIQSDCDTASNRDIYVAELMKYIRIDSYGACLNNAQLEKRLKENYLEILNSEDFLSFIANYKFTIAFENAVCDDYITEKLWRPLIVGSVPIYYGSPSFKDWLPNNMSAISILDFKDPVNLAKFLYNLSNNEIEYNKYLSHKLIDNYEIENERLRRALERKEEWLSNEFGNYVEEFECFVCKSIYQPRKTKIVNKKHYNCPLPKNPLTNKTDHSNWWTKQWTLEKCGAKILSYHVQSNLTINKENFETDKMKLFNRNEC is encoded by the exons ATGTATGACTATAGGTTTAGGTTACACATGAACATTATATATGCAT aTGTACCCATAATTCTATGGTGGACACCTTTTGggaatgatgaaaaattacggGACTGTGGAAATTATCAGTGTTATTTTATAAGTAACCGATCCTTTCAATATCATAAACAGATAAAa agttttcttttctatggTAGTAATTTTCGAATTAATGATTTACCAAAATGGAAATCCGACGAAATTCCGTGGGGTTTGCTTCATGAAGAATCCCCAAGAAATAATCCAATATTAGTTCAACAGGAAACTCTGAATCTTTTTACATATTCTTCAACATTTAGTAGATTTAGTGATGTACCTCTTACTCTTGCAGATCTACCTGGAATTACAGAATTATTAG atagaaaatattttgtatctacaaaagaaaaaacaaggttgatgtataaaagaaatttggcACCATTACTTTATATACAATCTGATTGTGATACTGCAAGTAACAGAGATATTTATGTAGctgaattaatgaaatatatacgtatagatTCATATGGCGCATGTTTAAATAATGCTCAACTTGAAAaaag GTTAAAGGAAAATTACCTTGAAATATTGAACAGTGaagattttctttcttttattgcCAATTACAAGTTTACAATTGCTTTTGAAAATGCAGTCTGCGATGACTATATCACTGAAAAATTGTGGAGACCCCTTATTGTTGGATCTGTACCTATATATTATGGATCACCATCatttaaa gaTTGGCTTCCAAATAATATGTCTGCTATATCAATACTTGATTTCAAAGATCCAGTAAATTTAGCCAAGTTTTTATATAATCTTTCcaataatgaaattgaatataataaatatttatcccACAAATTAATTGACAActatgaaatagaaaatgaaagattaaGAAGAGCATtagagagaaaagaggaatGGTTATCTAATGAATTTGGAAATTATGTTGAAGAATTTGAATGTTTTGTTTGTAAAAGCATATATCAACCaaggaaaacaaaaattgtcaATAAGAAACATTATAACTGTCCATTGCCAAAAAATCCACTAACAAACAAAACTGATCATTCTAATTGGTGGACAAAACAATGGACTTTAGAAAAATGTGGTGCAAAAATATTGAGTTACCATGTGCAAAGCAACCTTACAATTAACAaggaaaattttgaaacagataaaatgaagctttttaatagaaatgaatgttaa
- the Fuctb gene encoding alpha-(1,3)-fucosyltransferase 10 isoform X3, whose protein sequence is MYDYRFRLHMNIIYACKKVYLIQNGNRLHHSDVPIILWWTPFGNDEKLRDCGNYQCYFISNRSFQYHKQIKSFLFYGSNFRINDLPKWKSDEIPWGLLHEESPRNNPILVQQETLNLFTYSSTFSRFSDVPLTLADLPGITELLDRKYFVSTKEKTRLMYKRNLAPLLYIQSDCDTASNRDIYVAELMKYIRIDSYGACLNNAQLEKRLKENYLEILNSEDFLSFIANYKFTIAFENAVCDDYITEKLWRPLIVGSVPIYYGSPSFKDWLPNNMSAISILDFKDPVNLAKFLYNLSNNEIEYNKYLSHKLIDNYEIENERLRRALERKEEWLSNEFGNYVEEFECFVCKSIYQPRKTKIVNKKHYNCPLPKNPLTNKTDHSNWWTKQWTLEKCGAKILSYHVQSNLTINKENFETDKMKLFNRNEC, encoded by the exons ATGTATGACTATAGGTTTAGGTTACACATGAACATTATATATGCATGTAAAAAA GTTTACTTAATTCAGAATGGTAACAGATTACATCATTCAG aTGTACCCATAATTCTATGGTGGACACCTTTTGggaatgatgaaaaattacggGACTGTGGAAATTATCAGTGTTATTTTATAAGTAACCGATCCTTTCAATATCATAAACAGATAAAa agttttcttttctatggTAGTAATTTTCGAATTAATGATTTACCAAAATGGAAATCCGACGAAATTCCGTGGGGTTTGCTTCATGAAGAATCCCCAAGAAATAATCCAATATTAGTTCAACAGGAAACTCTGAATCTTTTTACATATTCTTCAACATTTAGTAGATTTAGTGATGTACCTCTTACTCTTGCAGATCTACCTGGAATTACAGAATTATTAG atagaaaatattttgtatctacaaaagaaaaaacaaggttgatgtataaaagaaatttggcACCATTACTTTATATACAATCTGATTGTGATACTGCAAGTAACAGAGATATTTATGTAGctgaattaatgaaatatatacgtatagatTCATATGGCGCATGTTTAAATAATGCTCAACTTGAAAaaag GTTAAAGGAAAATTACCTTGAAATATTGAACAGTGaagattttctttcttttattgcCAATTACAAGTTTACAATTGCTTTTGAAAATGCAGTCTGCGATGACTATATCACTGAAAAATTGTGGAGACCCCTTATTGTTGGATCTGTACCTATATATTATGGATCACCATCatttaaa gaTTGGCTTCCAAATAATATGTCTGCTATATCAATACTTGATTTCAAAGATCCAGTAAATTTAGCCAAGTTTTTATATAATCTTTCcaataatgaaattgaatataataaatatttatcccACAAATTAATTGACAActatgaaatagaaaatgaaagattaaGAAGAGCATtagagagaaaagaggaatGGTTATCTAATGAATTTGGAAATTATGTTGAAGAATTTGAATGTTTTGTTTGTAAAAGCATATATCAACCaaggaaaacaaaaattgtcaATAAGAAACATTATAACTGTCCATTGCCAAAAAATCCACTAACAAACAAAACTGATCATTCTAATTGGTGGACAAAACAATGGACTTTAGAAAAATGTGGTGCAAAAATATTGAGTTACCATGTGCAAAGCAACCTTACAATTAACAaggaaaattttgaaacagataaaatgaagctttttaatagaaatgaatgttaa
- the Fuctb gene encoding alpha-(1,3)-fucosyltransferase 10 isoform X6 encodes MTIGLDVPIILWWTPFGNDEKLRDCGNYQCYFISNRSFQYHKQIKSFLFYGSNFRINDLPKWKSDEIPWGLLHEESPRNNPILVQQETLNLFTYSSTFSRFSDVPLTLADLPGITELLDRKYFVSTKEKTRLMYKRNLAPLLYIQSDCDTASNRDIYVAELMKYIRIDSYGACLNNAQLEKRLKENYLEILNSEDFLSFIANYKFTIAFENAVCDDYITEKLWRPLIVGSVPIYYGSPSFKDWLPNNMSAISILDFKDPVNLAKFLYNLSNNEIEYNKYLSHKLIDNYEIENERLRRALERKEEWLSNEFGNYVEEFECFVCKSIYQPRKTKIVNKKHYNCPLPKNPLTNKTDHSNWWTKQWTLEKCGAKILSYHVQSNLTINKENFETDKMKLFNRNEC; translated from the exons ATGACTATAGGTTTAG aTGTACCCATAATTCTATGGTGGACACCTTTTGggaatgatgaaaaattacggGACTGTGGAAATTATCAGTGTTATTTTATAAGTAACCGATCCTTTCAATATCATAAACAGATAAAa agttttcttttctatggTAGTAATTTTCGAATTAATGATTTACCAAAATGGAAATCCGACGAAATTCCGTGGGGTTTGCTTCATGAAGAATCCCCAAGAAATAATCCAATATTAGTTCAACAGGAAACTCTGAATCTTTTTACATATTCTTCAACATTTAGTAGATTTAGTGATGTACCTCTTACTCTTGCAGATCTACCTGGAATTACAGAATTATTAG atagaaaatattttgtatctacaaaagaaaaaacaaggttgatgtataaaagaaatttggcACCATTACTTTATATACAATCTGATTGTGATACTGCAAGTAACAGAGATATTTATGTAGctgaattaatgaaatatatacgtatagatTCATATGGCGCATGTTTAAATAATGCTCAACTTGAAAaaag GTTAAAGGAAAATTACCTTGAAATATTGAACAGTGaagattttctttcttttattgcCAATTACAAGTTTACAATTGCTTTTGAAAATGCAGTCTGCGATGACTATATCACTGAAAAATTGTGGAGACCCCTTATTGTTGGATCTGTACCTATATATTATGGATCACCATCatttaaa gaTTGGCTTCCAAATAATATGTCTGCTATATCAATACTTGATTTCAAAGATCCAGTAAATTTAGCCAAGTTTTTATATAATCTTTCcaataatgaaattgaatataataaatatttatcccACAAATTAATTGACAActatgaaatagaaaatgaaagattaaGAAGAGCATtagagagaaaagaggaatGGTTATCTAATGAATTTGGAAATTATGTTGAAGAATTTGAATGTTTTGTTTGTAAAAGCATATATCAACCaaggaaaacaaaaattgtcaATAAGAAACATTATAACTGTCCATTGCCAAAAAATCCACTAACAAACAAAACTGATCATTCTAATTGGTGGACAAAACAATGGACTTTAGAAAAATGTGGTGCAAAAATATTGAGTTACCATGTGCAAAGCAACCTTACAATTAACAaggaaaattttgaaacagataaaatgaagctttttaatagaaatgaatgttaa
- the Fuctb gene encoding alpha-(1,3)-fucosyltransferase 10 isoform X4 produces the protein MHVYLIQNGNRLHHSDVPIILWWTPFGNDEKLRDCGNYQCYFISNRSFQYHKQIKSFLFYGSNFRINDLPKWKSDEIPWGLLHEESPRNNPILVQQETLNLFTYSSTFSRFSDVPLTLADLPGITELLDRKYFVSTKEKTRLMYKRNLAPLLYIQSDCDTASNRDIYVAELMKYIRIDSYGACLNNAQLEKRLKENYLEILNSEDFLSFIANYKFTIAFENAVCDDYITEKLWRPLIVGSVPIYYGSPSFKDWLPNNMSAISILDFKDPVNLAKFLYNLSNNEIEYNKYLSHKLIDNYEIENERLRRALERKEEWLSNEFGNYVEEFECFVCKSIYQPRKTKIVNKKHYNCPLPKNPLTNKTDHSNWWTKQWTLEKCGAKILSYHVQSNLTINKENFETDKMKLFNRNEC, from the exons ATGCAT GTTTACTTAATTCAGAATGGTAACAGATTACATCATTCAG aTGTACCCATAATTCTATGGTGGACACCTTTTGggaatgatgaaaaattacggGACTGTGGAAATTATCAGTGTTATTTTATAAGTAACCGATCCTTTCAATATCATAAACAGATAAAa agttttcttttctatggTAGTAATTTTCGAATTAATGATTTACCAAAATGGAAATCCGACGAAATTCCGTGGGGTTTGCTTCATGAAGAATCCCCAAGAAATAATCCAATATTAGTTCAACAGGAAACTCTGAATCTTTTTACATATTCTTCAACATTTAGTAGATTTAGTGATGTACCTCTTACTCTTGCAGATCTACCTGGAATTACAGAATTATTAG atagaaaatattttgtatctacaaaagaaaaaacaaggttgatgtataaaagaaatttggcACCATTACTTTATATACAATCTGATTGTGATACTGCAAGTAACAGAGATATTTATGTAGctgaattaatgaaatatatacgtatagatTCATATGGCGCATGTTTAAATAATGCTCAACTTGAAAaaag GTTAAAGGAAAATTACCTTGAAATATTGAACAGTGaagattttctttcttttattgcCAATTACAAGTTTACAATTGCTTTTGAAAATGCAGTCTGCGATGACTATATCACTGAAAAATTGTGGAGACCCCTTATTGTTGGATCTGTACCTATATATTATGGATCACCATCatttaaa gaTTGGCTTCCAAATAATATGTCTGCTATATCAATACTTGATTTCAAAGATCCAGTAAATTTAGCCAAGTTTTTATATAATCTTTCcaataatgaaattgaatataataaatatttatcccACAAATTAATTGACAActatgaaatagaaaatgaaagattaaGAAGAGCATtagagagaaaagaggaatGGTTATCTAATGAATTTGGAAATTATGTTGAAGAATTTGAATGTTTTGTTTGTAAAAGCATATATCAACCaaggaaaacaaaaattgtcaATAAGAAACATTATAACTGTCCATTGCCAAAAAATCCACTAACAAACAAAACTGATCATTCTAATTGGTGGACAAAACAATGGACTTTAGAAAAATGTGGTGCAAAAATATTGAGTTACCATGTGCAAAGCAACCTTACAATTAACAaggaaaattttgaaacagataaaatgaagctttttaatagaaatgaatgttaa
- the Fuctb gene encoding alpha-(1,3)-fucosyltransferase 10 isoform X2 → MSYFYQKMYFIFATITASTLSIIIYQVYLIQNGNRLHHSDVPIILWWTPFGNDEKLRDCGNYQCYFISNRSFQYHKQIKSFLFYGSNFRINDLPKWKSDEIPWGLLHEESPRNNPILVQQETLNLFTYSSTFSRFSDVPLTLADLPGITELLDRKYFVSTKEKTRLMYKRNLAPLLYIQSDCDTASNRDIYVAELMKYIRIDSYGACLNNAQLEKRLKENYLEILNSEDFLSFIANYKFTIAFENAVCDDYITEKLWRPLIVGSVPIYYGSPSFKDWLPNNMSAISILDFKDPVNLAKFLYNLSNNEIEYNKYLSHKLIDNYEIENERLRRALERKEEWLSNEFGNYVEEFECFVCKSIYQPRKTKIVNKKHYNCPLPKNPLTNKTDHSNWWTKQWTLEKCGAKILSYHVQSNLTINKENFETDKMKLFNRNEC, encoded by the exons atgtcgtatttttatcagaaaatgtattttatatttgcaacAATCACCGCCTCAACTTTGagtataataatttaccag GTTTACTTAATTCAGAATGGTAACAGATTACATCATTCAG aTGTACCCATAATTCTATGGTGGACACCTTTTGggaatgatgaaaaattacggGACTGTGGAAATTATCAGTGTTATTTTATAAGTAACCGATCCTTTCAATATCATAAACAGATAAAa agttttcttttctatggTAGTAATTTTCGAATTAATGATTTACCAAAATGGAAATCCGACGAAATTCCGTGGGGTTTGCTTCATGAAGAATCCCCAAGAAATAATCCAATATTAGTTCAACAGGAAACTCTGAATCTTTTTACATATTCTTCAACATTTAGTAGATTTAGTGATGTACCTCTTACTCTTGCAGATCTACCTGGAATTACAGAATTATTAG atagaaaatattttgtatctacaaaagaaaaaacaaggttgatgtataaaagaaatttggcACCATTACTTTATATACAATCTGATTGTGATACTGCAAGTAACAGAGATATTTATGTAGctgaattaatgaaatatatacgtatagatTCATATGGCGCATGTTTAAATAATGCTCAACTTGAAAaaag GTTAAAGGAAAATTACCTTGAAATATTGAACAGTGaagattttctttcttttattgcCAATTACAAGTTTACAATTGCTTTTGAAAATGCAGTCTGCGATGACTATATCACTGAAAAATTGTGGAGACCCCTTATTGTTGGATCTGTACCTATATATTATGGATCACCATCatttaaa gaTTGGCTTCCAAATAATATGTCTGCTATATCAATACTTGATTTCAAAGATCCAGTAAATTTAGCCAAGTTTTTATATAATCTTTCcaataatgaaattgaatataataaatatttatcccACAAATTAATTGACAActatgaaatagaaaatgaaagattaaGAAGAGCATtagagagaaaagaggaatGGTTATCTAATGAATTTGGAAATTATGTTGAAGAATTTGAATGTTTTGTTTGTAAAAGCATATATCAACCaaggaaaacaaaaattgtcaATAAGAAACATTATAACTGTCCATTGCCAAAAAATCCACTAACAAACAAAACTGATCATTCTAATTGGTGGACAAAACAATGGACTTTAGAAAAATGTGGTGCAAAAATATTGAGTTACCATGTGCAAAGCAACCTTACAATTAACAaggaaaattttgaaacagataaaatgaagctttttaatagaaatgaatgttaa